The genome window attctcctcTCTTCTGCCAATGATCGTTTCAAAGAACACAAATATGATCAGGCTATTCCCTTGCTTAGCAGCCTTCACTGTCCCTTATCACTTAGAAGGTAAACTCAAGGTCCTTTTGATCAAGCTCCTGCTTACCACACCAGCCTCAACTCATGATTTGCCCTCCTTTCACCATACTCTCCAAAAATATGGAACCATAAGGTTTTCTGCACTCACCCTTACATTTATTGCTTCTGTGCCTTTGTCCTTGTTGTCGTCTCATCTTGCAAAATTGTTAAACATATACTCAGTTTTTTAGTTTCTCGGGAAGCTTGCCTTTATTCACCACCCCCACCATTTCCCCAAGTGCCCTTTATCTGTGCCTCATAATATGTCATGCATAGCTCTATCACTGTACTGAGAAGATTGTACTACCCATGTAAATGAATCTGTTTTCCCCTTAGACTGAGAGATCCTTGAGTGGatgatattttattaaatttaaatattcccAGTGTCTAGCACCAGTGCCTGACATATGATAGATAGTCAGTAATCATTTGTTGGTGATGAATACATGTCCTATGTGGTATGCATATTCAAggttaaatgttaatatttttgtattgtttagtAGTAGTCATTGAAAAAATAAGGATCATTTAATAGTATTTTATGCAGTTCAGTTCTTTGTCATTATTTCTAAGCCTGTGTTAGACACGCATAATTTTCTAGGTAAATGTTATTTGGGGTGATGGAATTTTTGCATGTTTCCATGTAGCTGTCTCAGATTGTAACATATTATTGCCATTTCCCATCAGGAATTAATTTTAACACATGGCTAttttctaagaatatagaaacgtttttcatttgtgatatttaaaggaaataaatttataagaaaatatttgatgtaAGTAGATACTACTTCTAAAACTTTAAAGTGCttatgaatcacctggggatcttactgaaatacagattctgattcagtaggtcttagGTAGgggctgagattctgcatttctaacgagCTCCTAGAggatgctgatgctactggtccacAGACCGCACTTTGGCAAGGTGGTAGATGGTATTTTCCAGATTCTTCCTTTAGTAGTTAAtcaaaaaattttcagttttccttttatatGTCTTAATCatcattcatattttaatttcatctttcatctttttatttttatattttagcaaGACAGTGATAATGCTAATATGTCACCACAATCTCCAGTATCATCTGAGGTACAAGTTCTGTTCTTAAATGTGTTTACATAggtttctttgtctcttctctctaacctcatcttttttttaaaatataacttattCACCCATATTTCAAAGTCCATAGTAGGTTAATTTGTATAAACCTAGCCTATAAAAGATTCTAAGAATGTCATATTTTTGTACAAATATTCATCATCAGTATCCCTTAAATTACTTATTGAAAAATGCCTATAGATTACAGTAAATAACTCACtttataaattttttgttttataattcatccatattttgaaataaatgataaaaacagctttcaaaaattaaatttgaaaaaagtagCTCAGCATTGTGCAATGGCCTTTGGTTTTTCTCATAACCAATTAGGTCTGAAAGCAATGCAAGAAAAACTTCCTTTTTCCACGAGAAACATCCCTGTAGTGGGTTGTTCCTATCGACAAGAGGGTACACATTTCCTATCATCTTAGACCTAAGGAGGGGCATGGGAAGAAGGGGTAGATGAAAGTTAGAGTTTCTGAGATCTCAGCCAAATACTCTGGTGGTTTCAATGATTAACTCTTCTAATTTAGTTAAACCTGTTGCTTCACAATaagagataaattaaaaaaattctaaacagtATCTCTTCtacttcagattattttctacTCTAAAAGTGTATTGGCATTAGTAACTAGATGATTATAGATTCATTTGGTGAATTCAGGACTTTTGTCTAAATGTTTGGATGATCCAAATTCACCATATAACTTTGGTTAATTAGccagtatttcattttatataggtgatgttaaatttttaaaaagccaagatTCTTTGTCTATTGTTTTGGGTGAGTTGCATTGTAAAACTTTTGCATGGGCTTGGACAttagttttataaatatgtttttaaattatttatatggcAGGAAAATGGTTTACATTCTTTTAGAAGATGATTTAAATTAGGATATCCTAAAATTAGTCTTTGTCACATGCTTTTGTAAatcctttttttaactttcagttGTAACATATAAGTGATGACTTACTTAACTAGGGGCTTCATGATTTTATGATCTATGCTCATTGGGAAAGTATCAGTGCCAGTTTtctcaaataaattatattaattttataatacatttttccTTACATTTGGATAAGTGAAATTTTTGTCTGGAAATTCGTAACACTTTAACCACAAAATAATCAAGACAAACTGAGGCTTGTGGAGGGATAGGATGGTGAGCATGTATTTTAGTAGCTCAACTGACATTTAACTTGAACTGCTTATCACCTGTTAATCAGAAAATTAAGAGAGTCAACAGAATTCTGATTGTTTCAGTTTCATCTGTGAGAGAAAAGTGGTAAAAACAGTTAGCATAGTGCTTTACTATTAACAAAATGCTTGCCTATACATTTAAACCTAAGAGCAGTCCCATGAGCTGGGTGTTATCCTcatcattttacagctgaagagtCTGATAACTTTTCCTAAAGACTCCAGTCAATAAATGGTAGAGAAGTGACTGAAGCCCAGACTGTAGCTACTTCACAGTTGTACAGATTAAATAGGATGCTGCTAAAATTACATTATCTTTCCAGCTTAtaatttacaaagtgctttcttTTAGTTAGCTCAGTTACTGTTTACAatatcccattttaaagatgaaggaacagttacagagaaattaaatgttttgCTCAAGGCTTAGCTTAGACTTTCTGACTCCaagttcagattttttaaatataccagAGTTTTTTCCAAAGCACACTACTGTGTGAAACCACTTTGAAACAATGTGCATTCAGATAGAAGAAATAATACTTTATCTGTCACTCTGCACCCCCTATTAGTATGAATGTGTATATTTGCCTCAGATTATCTACTAAGGGTCTAGTTGATAGTAGATACTGAGTAAGTGTTACTAATTTCACTTATCTTTTCATTGaagcttttctttcattttgggtGAGACTTTATTCTGGTTcttcattcaaaaaataatatctattttatatgcttcagtacttttccttttcattttccttatacTATGAGGGAGAAGTcaattagcaaatatttaaaaaccttgTAAAAGTGAAATGTATCAATTTGAATTGAAAtgcaatttgcttttctctactcCACTAATCATGGAAAAAACTACTCAAAATTGGAATGGATGTGAGTAACTACCttgattattttgaaagaaaagaggttttatttgttttttttgtttttaggagtATGATAGAACTGATGCTTTTTCACATGGTCCCTTTGGCTTGAAGCCTAGATCAGGTAAATATATATTctgcaaataaaatttattggTTATATATGAAACTAGAGTTTCTCAGCTTAAATGGGATTGATTCCATAGTTTTAAGTACACATAGATTCTTTCCCCTCTCCTAAAAGTAATTTTCTCTTAACCTTATTTGTCTTTCCAATTCCCattccccatttctttcttcctctttaccTTCAAGCTCCTGAAACCTCAGCTTTTTGCCTTAGATATACTGCAGTCTTATTTCTACTCTACTGTGACTGCTATTAGAATGACCACTCTGCCAGCAGACCAAACACTGTTTGAAATTATAGCACTCCATTATATTGTGGTTTTAAAAAGGGATCTTTTCGCATTTGGCAAGCCCAAAAGAAAATGGATCCATGTTACTTGGCAAGgtattgaattatagtttttattcCTGAATAACTGTATTGACCTTCaagaataatttcctttttctttaaagataataAAGGTTGATTTGTGTTCAATAATAATCTTAACCTGGATCATAAGTGTCTAATAACATATGTTTAAGAACATGTGTAGGTGGTAGAAATTGTTAGACTTGTCTTCCCTGTTGCTTTCAATTATGCGGATAAGTAGATTTCATTTATattctgtaaaaaatatttagaacttaTTAATAATAGTGTTTTATGTCGTTTTATTCTGGTTCTTTTTATCATGTCTCTTTCCCCACCGATGGTTGATCCTTCCTATTAGCTTCATAATAAGCTaggaaatttctgtttttatagctTTTAGCCGCTCATCTCGCCAGGAATATGGGGCAGCAGATCCAGGTTTTACAATGAGAAGAAAGATGGAACATCTACGGGAAGAACGAGAGCAAATACGACAACTTCGCAATGTAAGTCAGATTGACCTTTCAGGTCTGGTTTGTAGAAATGGGGTTAGCTTGGAAAATTAACaaggtatattttattttcagcactCTTTGAAATTTTGAATTGTGTAATAattagttatataaatatataacatatgtatttAGATAGAATATCTGTGATTTATACccatttcttttatagaatctcGAATCCAGGTTAAAAGTAATTTTGCCTGATGATATTGGAGCTGCACTGATGGATGGGGTTGTTCTTTGCCATTTAGCCAATCACATAAGGCCACGCTCTGTAGCTAGTATTCATGTGCCATCACCAGCAGTGGTAAGTTTTGTCCACAATTTGTTAGTTCTCTGAAAGAAGATAGAGCTTCTtgaaacaatctttaaaaaatgtacttcaataaatttaattttcagtttttattaattttgtataaagATACCTgaaaatataccttttttttcttactttacagCCTAAACTTAGCATGGCAAAATGTCgaagaaatgtagaaaatttTCTTGATGCATGTAAAAAGTTGGGTGTCTCACAGGTAATTATTTTTCTGGCAAAATgatcatttaaatattaatatattgcaTGCAAACTGGATTCTTCTTCACAATAGGAAAGAATAATGCTTTCTGAACATGAAAATGAATACTTTCCCTTGGTACCTTCTACTGAGTTCCAGCTTTAACTGTAACAGCTATCTGATGAATGATTttaagctgccttttttttttccagatctttattggagtataattgctttacacttttgtgctagtttctgctgtacaacaaagtaaatcagctgtatttttacatttatccccatatcccctccctcttgagcatccctcccaccctccctaccctacccctctaggtcatcaccagtcatcaagttgatctccctgtgttattcagttgcttcccactagctatctgttttacatttggtagtgtataaatgtcagtgctgctctctcactttgtcccagcttctgcttccccaccctccccatgtcctcaagtctgttctctacatctacgtatttattcttcccctgccactcagttcatccgtaccatttttttagattccatatatatgtattagcatacagtatttgtttttctctttctgacttacttcactctgtatgacagactctaggtccatccacctcactacaaataactcaatttcattcctttttatggctgagtaatattccattgtatatatgtgccacatcttctttatccattcatctgtcgacggacatttaggtttcttccatgtcctggtcattgtaaatagtgcttcagtgaacattggggttcatgtatctttttgaattatgattttctgagggtatatgcccagtagtgggattgctgggtcatatggtagttctatttttagttttttaaggagtcttcatactgtttttcatagttactgaatcactttacattcctaccaacagtgcaggtgtgttcccttttctccacagcctctccagcatttattgttcctagatttttttgatgatggccattctgactggtgtaaagtgatacctcgttgtggttttgatttgtatttctctaatgattagtgatgttgagtatcttttcatgtgtttgttggccatttgtatgtcttctctggagaaatgtctatttaggtcttctgcccatttttggatgaggttgtttctttttttcatattgagctgcatgagctgcttgtatattttggagattaatcctttctgtcagttgcttcgtttgcaaatattttcttccattctgagggttgtctttttgtcatatttatggtttcctttgctgtgcaaaagctttttaagtttcattaggtcccatttgtttatttttgtttttatttcctttattctgggaagtgagtcaaaaaggatcttgctgtcatttatgtcatagagtgttctgcctatgttttcttctaagagttttatagtgtctgacctcaCGTTTAGgtcctttatccattttgagtttatttttgtgtatggtgttagggaatgttctaatttcattcatttacatgtagctgtccagttttcccagcaccacttattggagaggctgtcctttttccattttatattcttccctcctttgttgaagataaggtgaccatatgtacgtgggtttatctctgggctttctgtcctattccattgatctatatttctgtttttgtgccagtaccatattgttttgattactgtagctttgtaatatagtctgaagtcagggagcctgattcctccataaGCTGCTTTTAAAGTAATTGTAAAACAGCtacatatacagaaaaatttaCTAATCATGCACATCAAATAAACATAACTTATTGGTCATACGACAAGTTGGTTGTGATGCCATTGCTACTCTTATTTTTCCTGATAGAGGACATTTGGACTCCTTCAATAAATCTATGAATAGACTCTGGCAGATTTGCATTCAATATGACagcattttaaactttaaaatgtcaaattggAAATCCTAGTAACATATTGTGATAATACCTCACTAGGTATACTTTGACATTTGTAGGAATTGGTTTATGTTTCATATAATAATTGCAATACTATAAAATTAACAAAGCAATATTGTAactatataatgaaaataaaaaatcaaaatattgcttttttttgaaaacattataaGCCTGACATCAACACGACCGACTGTTGAGAGGACATGGAAATGTTAGCAGAGCAGTctagttgttcttttttttccctttattttttaaagtatatttttattgagatataattgatgtaacattttgtaagtttaaggtgtgctgTGTGTTGATTTCTTACACTTATGTATTGAGTTATGCTTATTAAGTTCTCTTTTCAACAGTGTCATAATAATCTGGTCTACAGATTCTACTTTAACCTCTTTCTGCAAGTgaataaatataatttgtatAGAGAGAATCAGTTGAATTACAGTCTAATTTGGAAACTACATGCTGTTCTCCTCTCGTTACTTCTTCTCTATGCTTGacatgatgttttaaaattttaattcttaaacatttttatgttctttcttttttatactctCAATCTCTTagtgagaaaatagaaaaattatgaagTTTTTTTTCGAGTTGTTATTGCATTATATGTATTTTCCTGTTTcgtcagtttttgttttaagagttttttgggggagggggttctcaataaacatatgttgaatgaatgcacATTTTAGAGACGAGAAAACTAAGACACAGAGAGCTTAGGGAGTTTGTTCAAGTGAAGGCAAACTATGAACCCCAGTGGTCTAATTCCAGAGCCTACCCTCTAATTTGGATactctctctttctgttcttttacaTGCAAGAAAAGACAGCCTAACATACTCCTGACACCTTCTTTATACGTTAGGCAAGGAGGATAAGGGAAGGTTTTATGAAAACTGTTCTACTTAGCATACTCTTGTCTTCTCTCTCCAGCTTATTCTAGGGCAGGGTTAGTGACTCACCCATCGTTACCATAACTGGGGGCTATGGAGGGACCATTCATCAACTcttattttcaaaactttctagTACAACAAGAAGCTCTCTagtacagcaagaaactaacacaacattgcaaagcaactatatgccagtaaaaattaataaaaaaaaactttctaggTATTGGCAACAAAGGAAGAGTTTCATTTTTAGCTTCAATTTGTTTTTCCCTGACTTGGAAATAGTAATATATagtcagtttttttaatttaattttttagggatatttttgtatttttaacagttttattgaagtgtaattgacatacaattaaGTGCATGTAAATAAAGTATACAATATGATAAATTTTGGCATATGCATACACCATGAAATCATCTCCAtagtcaagataatgaacatgtCCCTCACCCCCCAAAGTTTCCCTATGTCCCTTTGCAATCCTTTcttccccaggcaaccactaatctgctttctgttattatagtttagttttcattttctatctgGAGTTGTATATAACTGGAATGATACAATATGTACgatttttttctggcttcttccactcagTATAACTATTCTAAGACTCATCAATGTTGTTGCATGTATAAAAaggtcattcctttttattgttatatagtatttcattatatgaatataccacagctTTTTGGTCCATTGAcctgttgatggccatttggattgcttccagtTTTAGGGACTACTACAAATAagactgctatgaacatttgtgtaccagTCTTTGGATATATGCATTCTTTAATTTCGGGCAGATGCATGGGAGTGGAATGACTAGAACATATGGTAGGTGTAGgcttaacattaaaaatataaaactcctttccaaagtggttgtacattttacattcctatcagcagtgtatgagagttccagttcctccacatcctcaatAATATTCAATATGGTCAGTGGttttttaatttatccattctaataggtgtgtactGGTTTGTCAGTGtggtttttaatttccatttccctgaagACTAATGATGTTGCTCATCTTTTCAAgggcttatttgccatttgtatgaCTTCTTTTATGAAGTGTCTTTTTTAATTGGgatgttttcttattgaatttgagatttctttataaattatggataaagtcctttatcagatgtgtggtTTACAAATATTGTATCCCAGTCTTtaccttgtcttttcattctcattatagtatttttcttttttttttaatgaataaatacatagcacacttttgttttattttcaccaagTTCATCCTCCCTTGTTACAACACAAATAATTCCTGGTTTAGAACTTcaatttaagaaacaaatatgCAGAGTGCTATTCCTCAATGTGGCTGTAGAAAAATTTAATTGAAGGAAGTGCAATGATTGAGATTAGGCAAAACTGCAGTAAATATGTTGTCACCGTCACAACTATAATTCAGTCCTAAAGGAGTGAACCATCCTCTATCCAAAGTCTAACAGTAAATGGGGGTGGAATGGTAATCTGTGTATTTTACCTTGTTTTTAATATAGGATGGATAATGCATTCTTTAGATTATCCACATTAAATATGCTTTAGACACAAAATTCTACTTGATATTTTGACAAACCCACACTACTTTCCTTAGGTTAATTTTTACATTACTAGTCATCGTACTGCTACAGCTAAATCAATGAAATATCAGTTTATGTAGTGTTGCTCAAAAGATCTATAAACAGCAAGGCTGATGCTCACCTAAAAAGggggcatttttaaaataaaggaagaaagcaatAATGTTCCAAATGAATGGCACTGGACAAAACACATATAGCCAGTAACATGTTTAGATGGAGAGTATCAGGTGTCCACTGGTTTCTCTTATATGCATAAAATGCTTAAGGAAGATCTTGAAAATATGGTTCCTCACTCTAAACTTTTAGTTTCTACATAGTGTCAGATGTTATAATTGGTATGAAGGGTAAATGCTTTTAGGCAAAAGTAAAAATTCATGTACAAAGTAAAATAGCAAAATCTGTAGTGACTTTCTGTAGAAGGCTCTCTTCTCTGGTGGTAACATCCTTTAGTACATATCCAGGATAGACTAAATTGAAACAGAATATTTTGATACAGTAGCAATCCTTTCATATACTCTtactaaatattataaaattccaaaattacataaatattccTTGTACCATGCATTATACATCAGTTTGGGCCTGACTGATGAGGTCATGGTTACTATTTTAACAGTTAAACAGTGCATCTCAGAAGTTCTGCCATCTGTACATGGTGAATGGGCACAGTGGTGAGGGCTCTAGAGAGATGGCAAACTACCTTTAAAGTGAAAAGTTTGTGATGGAGTGTCTCCAAATTAGAGGAGAGGAGGATACGGGGTAGGGGAGGTAGGcaggggaaaagaattttaaaataatactgctTAGGAGTATATATTTAAAGATAGCTACTATACCTTGCCAATCCTTTATCCTAATCTGGAATAACTGCATGTTTGTGCAAAATAAAGTCTCTACTTTATAGGAAGAGGAGCAGTCTGTTAGGAAAAGTATGTTCTTAGTCAGGGGAAGATGTGAAGACATCTCTCTCGTAAGTGCTATTTTATTTGGTAAGTCTTTTGGCTACATCACTATATGCTATTTCAACCTCCTTATCACTGGGGCAGGTATTGGTGAACTCATCCCTATTATACGCGTTAGTTAAGTATCTCCAGATGCCGGTCATTCCTTTTGGAATATCAAAGTTGTGATATTTTTTGGCCACCACCTTGACAATGTGCAGTTTGGGCAGCAGGTTGCAATCAGCTAGTGTCATTTCATTGCCATCCAGAAATTTACGTGTGGAAAACTTAATGTCCTCCATACTATTCTCATCAATTTCATCAGGGAGGGGAGAATTCAGATATTCATCCAGTTTCTGCAGTGTGTTCAAGAGACCCCTCTCCAATGCTTCATTAGTCTCTGGTCTTGAATTCTTGATATATGCAGAGAATTTGGCAAAGATGTCCATTCCAGCAGTATTTGATTCTGGGTGTTTTGGTGATAGCTTTAAGTACTTGAGGGGGCATAAGACTTCTTCAAGAAATTCTTCAATCTTATTTACATCCGTTTTGACCTCATTGTTGAAAGTTATAAACGGTGGGTGGGTCCCCGGAGCCAAGTTCTGCAGGTCTGCAGGCTTCCTTTTCAGGTCAACAGTTGTGACACTAAACACAACTCCTTTGAGCCAAAGAATCATGAAGAGCCTCTGGGAAAAGGGGCAGTTTCCTATGCTTTCACCATCACTGCCAGCCTTGACGAAGAGCTCGATGATGGGCTCTTTGTCGTCCTCCTTCAACCCGTTCAGCGGCATCGACAACGCCTTGGCCGGTTGGCTGGGCTCCGCGGACTGCGGCGGCGGCTGCTTCTGCTCCGGGGCTGCTCTGGCTGCGGGCTCCTGCCTCGCGGCGCCTTCCTGGACAGTCCCGGCGTCTAGCGTCATTATAGTATCTTTCAAagagtagaaatttaaaattttctatagtaAAGTTTGTCACTTAAAAAATTGATTGTGCATTTGGTATCAAACCAAAGAAATCTTTGCATGActtaaggtcacaaagattttctcctatattcatttctagaagttttatggtcttaagttttacatttaggtctacaatcaaattttagttaatttttatatatgttgaaaTGTATGGATTGAAGTTATCTTTTTTAGGCCTGGGATTAGGCAAcacattgttttctatttttaaaacattatttctgagatataattaacataccataaaattcacccatttaaagtatatataattcaatggcttttagtatagtcacagagtTGGGCAGCAATCTAAgtgtagaatatttttatcaccccatAAAGAAACTTCTTACCTGTTAATAGTCCCTCCCTGTTAATAGTCCCTCCCCTGTTCTATCTTTATAAGTTTGTCTAATTTGGACATCACATGTTAATGACATCATATGATATGgatctttgtctggcttctttcatttagcataatgctgtcaaggttcatccatgttgtagcatgaagCACTACAGACATACCcagttttattgcacttcactttattgtgcttcacagatactgcatttttttttttacaaattgagggtttgtagcaaccctgcattgtcagatgatgattagcattatttagcaataaagtattttttaattaaggatttttaaagcataatgttattgcacactAATAGACTGTAgtatatagtgtaaacataacttttatatgcactaggaaacAAAGTTCATGTGACTTACTGTAttgtaatatttgctttattctgGTGGTCTAGAACTAGAGTCTCTCTCTGAAATAAGTCTCTACTTCATTTTTTAGGGCTGAGTTATTACTCAtcgtatgtatataccacagtttgtttaccaTTCATCATTTGATGGGTGTCAGGGCTGTTTCCACTcatttattatgaataatgctgttatgaacattcatgaaCACATTTTTGCTTGAACACTTGTTTTAGTTCTCTTAGTTAACTAGGTTATATGGTAGGTTATATGGTTGCTGAGTTATATttaattcccaccagcaatgtatgaaggttctaatttctctacattGTCACCAACAATTATTATTGTCTACCTTTTTGATTGTAGTCATCCTAGTGGGTCTGGAGTGGTCtcattgtgttgtttttttttttttaatatgtatttatttggctgcactggctcttagttgtggcacacgggatctttgcggcatgcaggatctttagttgcaacatgtaggatctagttccctgaccagggatcaaacctgggccccctgcattgggagcatggagtcttaactgctagacacccagggaagtcccgttgtggttttgattagcatttccttAATGGataatgatgttgggcatctttttgtgtgcctattgactatttgtatatattatatattctttggagaagtgtctttTCAAATCCTGTGCTCATTTGTCAATTGCATTAGTcacctttttattattaaattctttatatatttccagGTATAAATTCCTTACGAGATACGTTATTCTCATTTGCTGAGAGTTCTTACCaggaatgaatgttgaattttgtcaagtgcttttttcttcatctactgagttaacatttttttttctttcacagcatTGTGAATTCCATAGgttgattttcagatattaacTCAAACCTGgactcctgggataaaccccatttggtcATGAtggattttttattgtt of Hippopotamus amphibius kiboko isolate mHipAmp2 chromosome X, mHipAmp2.hap2, whole genome shotgun sequence contains these proteins:
- the LOC130842602 gene encoding chloride intracellular channel protein 4-like, whose product is MPLNGLKEDDKEPIIELFVKAGSDGESIGNCPFSQRLFMILWLKGVVFSVTTVDLKRKPADLQNLAPGTHPPFITFNNEVKTDVNKIEEFLEEVLCPLKYLKLSPKHPESNTAGMDIFAKFSAYIKNSRPETNEALERGLLNTLQKLDEYLNSPLPDEIDENSMEDIKFSTRKFLDGNEMTLADCNLLPKLHIVKVVAKKYHNFDIPKGMTGIWRYLTNAYNRDEFTNTCPSDKEVEIAYSDVAKRLTK